ACATCTGGGGGAGCGGCAAGCCGACGAATCCGAACCACCGGCAGGTGCCGAGCTTCACGAAGGACGAGCTGCTGAAGGAGATGGACGAGGCCGGCGTCGATGCTGCGGTGATCCATCCGCCGTCGTCCTGGGATCCCAATGCCAATGAGCTCGCTGTCGAGGCGGCGCGCCAGCATCCTACGCGGCTCGCGATCCTCGGGAACTTCCCCCTCGACCGCCCTGAGAGCCGGTCCTTGATCGACGACTGGAAGCAACGGCCGGGGATGCTCGGCCTGCGGTTCACGTTCCTGCAGCCGCACCAGAAGACGTGGCCCACGGATGGAACGATGGACTGGCTGTGGCCCGCCGCCGAACGGGCCGAGCTGCCCATCGCGCTCCTCGCGGCGAGTTTCATGCCGCTCGTCGGCGAGGTCGCCGAACGTCATCCGCGGCTGAAGCTGATCATCGATCATCTCGGCCGGCCGTCGGGCAGCAAGGACGACGCGGCCTGGGCCTCGCTGCCGGAGATGCTGGCGCTGGCCAAGCATCCGAACGTCGCGATCAAGGCCACGGGGGCACCGA
The nucleotide sequence above comes from Candidatus Methylomirabilota bacterium. Encoded proteins:
- a CDS encoding amidohydrolase family protein, translating into MIVDAQVHIWGSGKPTNPNHRQVPSFTKDELLKEMDEAGVDAAVIHPPSSWDPNANELAVEAARQHPTRLAILGNFPLDRPESRSLIDDWKQRPGMLGLRFTFLQPHQKTWPTDGTMDWLWPAAERAELPIALLAASFMPLVGEVAERHPRLKLIIDHLGRPSGSKDDAAWASLPEMLALAKHPNVAIKATGAPSYSSEPYPYRNVHGYLRRIYDAFGPERMFWGTDSTRMPCSWRQCVTMFTEELPWLAGRDRDLVMGRAVCAWLDWRR